The Helicoverpa armigera isolate CAAS_96S chromosome 23, ASM3070526v1, whole genome shotgun sequence genomic sequence ACAGATTGGCTCAACATCTGGCTAAAGTACTTTCACCATTGAGAGGAAACACAGCAGCATATGTAAAGGACTCGTACCATTTTGTCAGTGAAATAAAACACCTACAACTAGCTGACAATGAAACTATGGTCAGTTTTGATGTTCAGTCATTGTTTACATGCTTACCCGTTGAAGACTGCATCAAGATTGTGTCTAAGAAACTAGCAGAGAATAACATGCCTACTGAATATGCTGAACTGTTAAAACATTGCCTAACATCTGGCTATTTACTGTGGAATAATCACTTCTACACGCAAGTGGATGGTGTAGCAATGGGCTCCCCAGTATCTCCCATTGTTGCTGATATCTTCATGGAGGATTTTGAGGAGCGAGCCCTGCAATCTGCACCCGTAACACCCAAATTCTACAAGCGGTACGTAGATGATACTTTCACAATACTACCATCTGACAAAGTCACAgcatttttaaatcatcttaaCTCCATAAACCCCAAAATTCAATTCACTATGGAGTCAGAGGCAAACAACTCCTTAGCTTTCTTAGATGTTTTGGTTATCCGTAACCCTAATAACACCTTGAGTCACACTGTGTATCGGAAGAAAACCCATACAGACAAATACCTTCATGGTGAGTCCCACCACCACCCAACACAGTTATCTACCGTTGGTAAATCATTGTTTCAGAGAGCACGTGGGATCTGCGATGAACAACACCTGGGTGCTGAGCttcaacatgttaagcaagtactgcacgacaacaagctccgagtaccgcgccctcgtcgcagaacccgcgtgaaaccagccacagttgagcgtctacctgctgttcttccatacataagaggagtcacagacaagattggctacatcttgaagcgagcttcaatcaaaacctacttcaagccgctgaagaagattagtcaattcttaccacctgtcaagtgtcacatacctctacaagatgcgggtgtatacaagcttgaatgtgattgtggtctctcttacataggccaaactaaaagaagcatagggacccgcgtaaaagaacacatcgccgatgtcaaacaccgccgttccagacagtcagcagtttgtgaacacacactagacaaggcccagcattacatcagatttgataaaccacaagtccttgcaaaagaaaaccgattcctacctaggatgattcgcgaggctattgaaattaaaaaacatccaaatttcaatagagaagatggctgggtcataccacctgcttggaatcccatcatagaaactattaaatcaaaatccaagcctacaactgctcgacctaaggatacagttagctcgttttgcgtgaatcggattgtcaataataattaacaaaatgtagggtagctgtttgtaactaatatatcaagacgaccaacaccttagtctgcccgtgaccatggatgctgtaaaggatccgaaacgtcgggattaaataatataatataaccgcgataaaatccgtaaaagtagttttatttaaatgtctaatattcgcgtaagtgtcagaaatcaatatgcgtttattatgcttatttatttatggcacAATGCCTTATTAATCTAACTACAATTTGGCATAGTCTTTGGGAGATGaacttataacattttttttaaataaatgatttaataggAACTTTCGAAAACCCATCTTGCCCCTTACCATGGGGTAAGATGGGGTAATGAAAATGGGGCAAGATGGGGTTAGCTAATTATTATcacaataaatacaaatatgaatTTCTTCGGTGTTTTCATCATCCACACCAGCACAACCATTGTGAGCCCAACGTCCACAAAGCTGGCAGCCTACCCAACCTTCGGATGATTTCAGAAAACTATGATTTTCATCATTACAATAGAGACAAATTGTATCTTCATCATCGTCATTTTTCGTCTTGGCTGCAACTGTagtcttttgtttcttcttAGCATTTTTTTTGAGCCGAGGATCATTAGGATTGGATACTTTCCtcagttttttcaaattctCCAGCTCATTTTTATAAGGAGTTGAAGTAATGACAGCTGTTTTTCCTCTCCGGTATTGCTTCCTCTTTTCAGTTTGTTGGACCAAAGGGATTGGCAAAATATCACCAGGGGATGCATTTTCAAAGCTAGATGTAAGATCGCGGCATACCGCACGGATGGGAGATTTAGAAGCAAAAGAACATCCAGGTTCAGGTTCGGGAGCAGATTTTTTAGTCACATCAGGTGTGACTTGCTCTGTACATTCGGTGATAAAATCTATTCTAACTGAAGTGCATGATTCTGTTGTAAGTTCAGGTCTTGTTGTAACTGCTCCAGGATGGGATGTTGTGGTCGTTGAAGATACAGTCGTGACTACTGTGGTTGAAGGCACAGATGGAACTACCTCATATTGAGGCCCTTCGGCTTCTGTAACTCTGTGTTGCTCTACACTCGAcgagttttcaatattttgtatatcaGTAGTTGCAGCAGATATGAAATCGGCATccgtaaaattattttcattaaacggCCATATGCCACACTTTCTGAATGCGTTGATTGCTGTCGACATTGTAGCTGCCTGAATATATGCATTTCCAAATATTTCACTTATCTGAAATACAGTTACCACACGCCCTGGGTGTGATCTCAACCAGGCCGAAACAGCATGGTCATAATATGTACTGAGTGGCCTCATAAATGCAACATCTGCTGGCTGCATTTTATGTGTGCAGTGAGGTGGAAAGCAAAGTATAATAACTCCATTTTTACGTGCCAGATCAATTACTTCCAAATTTTGAGTGTGACTTACATGCCCATCTAGAAGCAGCAACACATGATTAGTAGGAGTAGCTCCGGAGAATCTGATAAACTTTTTGAACCAAGTCAAAAATATTTCGGTAGTTATCCAGCCTCGAGCATTGCAAACACCTTCAGTACCTGGTGGGGCGTGATCTAACAATTCTGGTTTCATTCGTTGTCTCGGAAAAATCATCAGTGGAGGCATGTAGGTTCCAGCAGCGTTAAAACATATTTCTACTGTAATAGTCTGGCCGCGATCTGCAGATGATAACGAGCCTACTTGTTTTCGTCCTTTCATGGCCAATATTTTGCTCTTGGTTTTAGATACAACGGAGATACCAGTTTCGtcacaattatatattttgtcaGGAGTTAATTTATGCTTGTCATAAATCTCTCCGAGCAACTGGTAGAATTTACTAACGGCCACTTTATTAAACCCCATTGCTCTAGCTGCTGAAGTAGCTTCGGGCTTACGAATGGATAAATCTGGATGACGCCTTAAGAAACCTTTGAGCCAATCAACCCCTGCCATCTGCTTGTCAGTATTAAAATTGTGCGCCTTACCATTTCTCACAGCCAGTTGATATGCTAGACGTCTCAGATCGAGAGTTGTCAGCCCAAAAAGACGTTCTTCCATATGTTTTAGATATGCCACAATCTCGTCTTCTTCTTTGTTGTAAAATAGGTTTTAGGGCCCAAAGGTACACCAATTGTAACTTCACCATCTTCCTTCATTTTCTTAACATATCGCTCCAAAGTAGTCTGAGGCACTCCGTATTCAGAAGCGGCTTTTCTGTAGCCCATTTCTTTACTTAATACTTTATCTATAGCTGTTTTCATAGAAATTGTTGACCACTCTcctcttttagtttttttcttgtatGAACGTACCATTGTTTTACCTGAAAAGTACAATCGTATTAGGcacgtacctatttataaacatagATACCTAAACGAAGACCCACTTCACCATGTTGCCCCTATACCCCATCTTACCTCATACCCAATACCCCGTCTTACCCCAAAGGctgatttagaaaaaataaatttctcgaaaaaaaaatattaactgaacTTTTGTCTAACTATACCACAACAAAGTAAACAACACTAACAACCATATACGAGAAAAGACATAAATTGGGTAGTCATAATTACCTTACAGTAAAGACGTTTTTAACTGCGTAAAATTAGATCGACGAGACACTCA encodes the following:
- the LOC126055264 gene encoding uncharacterized protein LOC126055264 isoform X1 encodes the protein MVSFDVQSLFTCLPVEDCIKIVSKKLAENNMPTEYAELLKHCLTSGYLLWNNHFYTQVDGVAMGSPVSPIVADIFMEDFEERALQSAPVTPKFYKRYVDDTFTILPSDKVTAFLNHLNSINPKIQFTMESEANNSLAFLDVLVIRNPNNTLSHTVYRKKTHTDKYLHGESHHHPTQLSTVGKSLFQRARGICDEQHLGAELQHVKQVLHDNKLRVPRPRRRTRVKPATVERLPAVLPYIRGVTDKIGYILKRASIKTYFKPLKKISQFLPPVKCHIPLQDAGVYKLECDCGLSYIGQTKRSIGTRVKEHIADVKHRRSRQSAVCEHTLDKAQHYIRFDKPQVLAKENRFLPRMIREAIEIKKHPNFNREDGWVIPPAWNPIIETIKSKSKPTTARPKDTVSSFCVNRIVNNN
- the LOC126055264 gene encoding uncharacterized protein LOC126055264 isoform X2, with protein sequence MVSFDVQSLFTCLPVEDCIKIVSKKLAENNMPTEYAELLKHCLTSGYLLWNNHFYTQVDGVAMGSPVSPIVADIFMEDFEERALQSAPVTPKFYKREHVGSAMNNTWVLSFNMLSKYCTTTSSEYRALVAEPA
- the LOC135118576 gene encoding uncharacterized protein LOC135118576, which encodes MEERLFGLTTLDLRRLAYQLAVRNGKAHNFNTDKQMAGVDWLKGFLRRHPDLSIRKPEATSAARAMGFNKVAVSKFYQLLGEIYDKHKLTPDKIYNCDETGISVVSKTKSKILAMKGRKQVGSLSSADRGQTITVEICFNAAGTYMPPLMIFPRQRMKPELLDHAPPGTEGVCNARGWITTEIFLTWFKKFIRFSGATPTNHVLLLLDGHVSHTQNLEVIDLARKNGVIILCFPPHCTHKMQPADVAFMRPLSTYYDHAVSAWLRSHPGRVVTVFQISEIFGNAYIQAATMSTAINAFRKCGIWPFNENNFTDADFISAATTDIQNIENSSSVEQHRVTEAEGPQYEVVPSVPSTTVVTTVSSTTTTSHPGAVTTRPELTTESCTSVRIDFITECTEQVTPDVTKKSAPEPEPGCSFASKSPIRAVCRDLTSSFENASPGDILPIPLVQQTEKRKQYRRGKTAVITSTPYKNELENLKKLRKVSNPNDPRLKKNAKKKQKTTVAAKTKNDDDEDTICLYCNDENHSFLKSSEGWVGCQLCGRWAHNGCAGVDDENTEEIHICIYCDNN